A region from the Symphalangus syndactylus isolate Jambi chromosome 2, NHGRI_mSymSyn1-v2.1_pri, whole genome shotgun sequence genome encodes:
- the CALY gene encoding neuron-specific vesicular protein calcyon, with product MVKLGCSFSGKPGKDPGDQDGAAMDSVPLISPLDVSQLQPPLPDQVVIKTQTEYQLSSPDQQKKFPDLEGQRLNCSHPEEGRRLPTARMIAFAMALLGCVLIMYKAIWYDQFTCPDGFLLRHKICTPLTLEMYYTEMDPERHRSILAAIGAYPLSRKHGTETPAAWGDGYRAAKEERKGPTQAGAAAATEPPGKPSAKAEKEAARKAAGSAAPPSAQ from the exons ATGGTGAAGCTGGGCTGCAGCTTCTCTGGGAAGCCAGGTAAAGACCCTGGGGACCAGGATGGGGCTGCCATGGACAGTGTGCCTCTGATCAGCCCCTTGGACGTCAGCCAGCTCCAGCCGCCTCTCCCTGACCAG GTGGTCATCAAGACGCAGACAGAATACCAGCTGTCCTCCCCAGACCAGCAGAAGAAGTTCCCTGATCTGGAGGGCCAGAGGCTGAACTGCAGCCACCCAGAGGAAGGGCGCAGG CTGCCCACCGCACGGATGATCGCCTTCGCCATGGCGCTGCTGGGCTGCGTGCTGATCATGTACAAGGCCATCTGGTACGACCAGTTCACCTGCCCCGACGGCTTCCTGCTGCGG CACAAGATCTGCACGCCGCTGACCCTGGAGATGTACTACACGGAGATGGACCCCGAGCGCCACCGCAGCATCCTGGCGGCCATCGGGGCCTACCCGCTGAGCCGCAAGCACGGCACGGAGACGCCGGCGGCCTGGGGGGACGGCTACCGCGCCGCCAAGGAGGAGCGAAAGGGGCCCACCCAGGCTGGGGCGGCGGCGGCCACCGAACCCCCCGGGAAGCCGTCGGCCAAGGCGGAGAAGGAGGCGGCGCGGAAGGCGGCCGGGAGCGCGGCGCCCCCGTCCGCGCAGTGA